A window of Candidatus Falkowbacteria bacterium genomic DNA:
ACGTCAGGGTTTCCTCAAGGGAGCAAAAGGAAGAGGGCTACTCAATACCCTCTCAAAAAAAATTGCTTTGGGATTATGCCAGAGTAAATGACTTTGAAATTGCCAAGGAGTTTGAAGACGACGAAACAGCTAAACGTTCGGGGCGAAGTAATTTTGGCGAAATGGTTGAATTTCTAAAAAAGAATAAAAAAATTGATACCATATTAGTTGAAAAAACAGACCGCCTATATCGCAACTTCAAAGATTACGTCATTATTGACGAGCTCAATGTCTCGGTTATTCTAGTTAAAGAAAATGAAAAAATTGGTAAGGATGCTTCATCTCATCAAAAGTTTATTCACGGCATTAAATTGTTAATGGCTAAAAATTATATTGATAACCTTAGCGAAGAAGTTAAAAAGGGCTTAAAAGAAAAAGCTGAGAGTGGAATTTTTCCTTGTAGCACTCCCCCGCTAGGTTATAAATTAGAAAAAAGAAACAACAAAAGCGTTTTAATTATTGATGATAAAAATAAAGATTTAGTTATTAAAATGTTTGAATGGTATGCTACGGGATTATACTCAATCAAAAATCTAACTAAAAAAATTGAAAGCGAGGGTTTGCTAATACTGGCTAATTTACCAAGCACTTCAAAAATAACAACTTTAACTAAAAGCAGTATTCAGCGTATTCTAAGAAACCCCGTTTATTACGGCGATTTCTTTTGGAAAGGCAAAACTCATAAGGGCTCGCACGAACCATTGATAACCAAACAACTTTGGGACAAGGTGCAAAGTATTTTGGGTAGTTTTAGAAATAAAAAAGCATTATCTAAATATAATACCCAAGAATTTATTTATAAGGGTTTATTGGATTGCGGATATTGCGGAAGACACGTTATCGGCACAAGAAAAACCAAACCGAATGGCAAAAAATATGTTTATTATAACTGCACAAAGTTTAAGACAATTTGTGAGCAAACACCGATTAAGGAAGAGAAACTAGATGAGCAGGTTATAGGCAAGCTAGGAGGCCTTAAAATACCCCAGCAGGCGATTTCATACGTAGCTAGCGGACTAAAGACCTCTTTGTATATGAAACGAGAAACAGAGGATAAAACAAAAGAATTTTTAGAAACTGAGAAAAAACGTTTGGAAAATAATTTGAGCGTTTTATATGAAGACAGATTAGACGGCACAATAAGCAAAGAGTATTACTCACAAAAAGCCAGCGAGCTAGCAGACAGCATAAAAGACGTTGAGGGCAAAATAGCCAAGTATACGCAGGCCAACATTGATTATTACCAAACTGGCGTAGATATTCTAGAACTCGCAAATATGGCAAGTTTTCTTTATGAAAATGCAAATCCCGACGAAAGACAAGATTTACTAAATTTTCTACTCTTGAACTCAACACTAAAGGACAAAAACCTAACGATTACATACAAAAAACCCTTTGATAAGATATACCAAAGGGCTCTGAGTTGCGATATGCGGAGCGGACGGGACTCGAACCCGCGACCTCTGCCGTGACAGGGCAGCATTCTAACCAACTGAACTACCGCTCCAAGGTAGTGAACTATTTACTTATTTATTTTATTAAAGATAGAGGGCAGCATTCTAACTTCACCCCGCCCATCTGGGCGGGGCAAGCTGAACTACCGCTCCAACGGTCGTCATCCTGAACTTGTTTCAGGATCCATGATAACGAATTTAACACGGAATAATAACTAGTAAGGCTATGTCGTATTACTACGAAATAATGGATCCTGGCCTTCGCCAGGATGACACAAAAAAACAATAAAATTACTAAACCATACTAACATCTAGGCAATAAACAGTCAATATAAGCTATTTCTTCTTCTTTCCCTTCTGTTCTGCTCTATATATAAAATAAGAATAAACTATTGGCACCACGGCAATAACCACGATAGTTATAATAAGCAGAGTTGCCTTATAAATATCTTCAATCGGGAAAGCGCACAAAGTTAGCAGTACTCCGCCTAACAACATTAAACGCGCCATTAATTCGTTAGTTCTTTTCCAAACCGTAGGACTTTCCATTGTCCAGGGTGTGCGCACACCAATCGCCCAATTCTGTTTAACTGACTTTATAAAATAGCCAATACCAATAAATAATAGACCAATTCCAACCGGCATCAATGAGCCAACCGGAATATCAAAACCTAAACCAGTAGCGCTAATTAAAATATAAGTTACAAAAAAGAAAGTAACCATTAAATTCTTTAGGCCATGATAAGCTTCAACGAAGTTTGCATAATGCTCTTTCTTGGGATCAAAATAAGGCAAAGCTAAAAATAATAGATAAATTCCGATCATTAAAGCTGGCACAAACCAAGCGCCAAAGGTTCGACTACTATAGCCATCAACCTCGCCATTAAAACCCCAGTGCGATGGCACTAAGTTTGGTAAGTAAACTTGAAGATAAGAGCCGACACCAATTGAAATACCAATTAGAACAATCGGTAACCAATCAGTTTTCCAGCTGGGTTTTACAGGATTCATAAAGACAATTTTAAATTATAAATTATAAATTTCAAAATAATGACTTAATTTTAAATTTTTTAAACATTAACTCATTAAACATTGTTTTAAAATTTAGAATTTAGTATTTGAAATTAAAGACTACATCTGCTAACCTATAACCATATTATAACACTTTTTACCATTTAT
This region includes:
- a CDS encoding SdpI family protein, producing the protein MNPVKPSWKTDWLPIVLIGISIGVGSYLQVYLPNLVPSHWGFNGEVDGYSSRTFGAWFVPALMIGIYLLFLALPYFDPKKEHYANFVEAYHGLKNLMVTFFFVTYILISATGLGFDIPVGSLMPVGIGLLFIGIGYFIKSVKQNWAIGVRTPWTMESPTVWKRTNELMARLMLLGGVLLTLCAFPIEDIYKATLLIITIVVIAVVPIVYSYFIYRAEQKGKKKK